CATCAGACATGAGTGCAGCTGCTGACAACccaaccccccaaaaatgtgGCCACACATGAGTGCCTGAAATGTATCATACCCAGTCAGGCAGGCAATGGTCTGTTTCAATCACAGCAAGATTGAGAGAACCTTAAGGAATCTGTTGCAAGGAGAGGAGCCCATGCTTTACTGCAGCCGGCCTTTTTCACAAAGACCATTGAAACCAACTctcactgtattttttattatctttcTTTTTCCCCAGGGAGAAACACAGTTGATGACTGTAGTTATTCCTATCATACTTATTAAAGTGTAGAACTAATTCTAATACTGGCATCACAAATATTTGCATTGGCCCTTAGGACCAGAGTCTATGCTCAAGCCTTCACTGAGGCTATTTGGCCAGCAGCAGCCACTGTTCCAGCCAATGCCTACACATCCCCTAGGACCCCCTCCGCCAACCCTCGGACCCCCTCCACCAGTGGTAGTGGGCCCGGACCCCCTCCACTTCCCCATCTCCAGCACCCTGTCCACCAAACCTCCAGCTCACCTCCAGCTGATCCAGGGCCCCCCCTGCCCTGTCCCCTGCCCAGTCCCAGCCCCCACTGCCCAGGCAGCCCTCAGCAGCAAGCCCCAGGAGGAGGAGGCTGAGATGGGGGCCACAGATCAGGACGCTACCTTAGAGGAGCTGTGTAAGCCTCTGTACTGCAAACTGTGCAACGTCACCCTCAACTCCGCCCAGCAGGCACAGGCCCACTACCAGGTCAGATGTTTCACTCTACATGTTCTGTATCTTGTTTCTTGATCTCATCTACCAGGTggttctttctccctctatatGAAATTGAGCCTGGGTACAAGCTTACTGGTACGCGACCCcaacatgtttgttttaatgGCAGCAAATGTTTGTCATCCCATGTTTGTTTGACTTGTCAGTCATCACTGTTATCCATTCATAAATGTAAGTTGTAAATGTAATCTCTTACATATGCACTCACAAGATCACCCGCAATTAATGGTCGGCGTGGTCAGTGTCCAAAATGTTTGGTTTATCGGCGCATCTCAGCTTAGGGATTAAATCTTGCTTTGTCTCTTCCACAGGGTAAAAATCACAGCAAGAAGCTGAGGAATTTTTATGCAGGTAGTCAGCAGCCGCCTGCAATTACAATTCCGGAGGTCATAGAGCCAGGTTCACAGTTACTGCTACCAACTCCTCTGACCGACAGTGCAACTTCCAAACAGGTACGTCTTGCATTGGTGATAAATGAATGTCTTATTGTCCAGCAAAGGATAGTTATTCATGAGAAAGTCGAAAACCTTTGAATTTCCAGTACATTCACTATGTGTCACTGTTATTTATCAATGCAATAAAATCTGAGGAAACACTTTAGGTATCCTATGAATGCCTTCATTAAATTTAATAACAGCTATATAACACAGTTTATCATTTCGATGAGCTGTAAGTATTTCTAAATAGTTATTAGAAATAGCTGTCTTTCCCTGGAGACGTCATACAACGTCATCACATTCTATTAAATATCTCGGTGTGCAATTATACTACAGAAGTTTGTTTCAGCTTACCCATTTGGTTCGGCTGGTGTAAGCAAATCACATATCAAATAACAGGAGGCATGAGAGTATCCAGATAAGACATtcagtgcagtccataagtacTTGGACAGTGACACGCGTTTTGGctttgtggaagatggaaaagtGCTCACAATTTatcaagaaaaaaacacttcagtcattgattatttcaggtttaatcgCATACATGATTATCATGACAAATAAAGAGCACAAGTACAGAGACCAGAGCAGTGTTGTTATGATTTTGCATTGCCACGGTTATATTCCTTCCCAACAGTACAGATGATGCCACCAGTCCTTCCTGAGAGCACATACACTACCGTTCcaaagtttggggtcaattaaaaaaacattatccacacatgcatacatccatgaaaacatacatacaattgaataggaaatataacaacattaataggaaatacagtCAAGGAcaaataatttagatttttaatcGAAATAATAACTGTATACAGACAtatgtaggagaagcaattcTTTGATGACAGAGTGAAACGGCCTTAAGCCATGCCTCGATTGTGGCTCAGAAGCAACACACGTACACAATGGTTGCAAATATCAATAGCAGGAACCACGTTAGAAGAAAATAAGGTTGCGgaatttcaaagaaacatttaccAAAGCGAACAGTTACTCAAATAGTGGCGGGATAAATTCAACCACACCACTGACATTGTTTATGGAAAGtatatgctgtcagagagaaatTGCATTCAATGTTCTATCTcaagcaacaataaaaaatgcaccacaacacaaaatgtcattAACTTTGTTTTTTACCACACAACTAGTGATCTGAAgttgaaataatatatataatatttaaatcaTAATCTGTAATCTGAATTAGTGAAGTTATAGAGAGCCTTGAGGCATAATGcaattgtcccacctattacaagacaatttttgattggttgattccaCTGTCATTACAAAATACTAATTGGGTATTTGTTTCTCTTGGATATGAAGAGGGGCTCTCTGAGGGTGTAGAGGGCCCTGACAGTTCCCCACTGCTGAAGCACcacccacaagttggattggcttgatgggcacttcttatgtaccatatggtcaaactgctcccacaacagctcaatagagttgagatccagtgactcttctggccactccattatagacagaatgcCAGCCTACTATTTCTTCCCTAAATATTTATTGCACATTTTGGAGCAGCGCTTTGGGTCATTTGAGgaaattgtctccaatcaagcgctgttcacagggtatggcatggtgttgcaaaacagagtgatagccttccttcttcaagatcccttttaccaaTTATCCCACTTTACCACCTCCTAAgcaccccagaccatcacattgcctccaccatgcttgacagatggagTCAAGCAattctccagcatcttttcatttggtcagtttgcatctcacaaatgttcctatgtgtgatccaaacaccacaaacctagatttgtctgtccataatacttttttccaatcttcctatgtccagtgtctgtgttcttttgcccatcttaatcttttctttttataggccagtctgagatatggctttttctttgcaactctgcctagaaggcatTGGCATTGTTGACgatgagactggtgttttgtagGTACTACTTAATTaatctgccagttgaggactgtcaggcatctgtttctcaaactagaagCTCCCACTCCCACTTCCTccttctattctggttagagccagtttgcgctgttctgtgaagggagtagtactcATCGTTGTACaacatcttcagtttcttggcaatttctcgcatgaaatagccttcatttctcagaacaagaatagactgacaagtttcagaagacatttttttgtttctggccattttgagcctgtaatcaaacccacaaacactgatgctgtaGATGCTGAAGTTGTCTAAAGGAGGCCAGTTTTATtgattctttaatcagcacaaaagtTTTCAACTGTGCTAACAAGTTTGCAAaagagttttctaatgatcaataagcttttaaaatgatgaacttggattagcaaacacaacgtgcttTTAGAAACCAAGACTGAGGGTTTAtgttaatgggcctctgtacatattatgtagatattccattaaatatcagccgtttccagctacaatagtcctttacaacattaacaatgtctacactgtatttctgatcaatctgataTATtagaaatggagaaaaaaaattgcttttctttcgaaaccagaaaaggaaccagacaagccttgttcagccggcccgcaattaaaagtgataaatgatGTGCtcctcactggatttgaacctgggTCTCCAACGTGAGAGGCTGGGTCTTTATGTACTAACCCACGGTGCTATACATTTGCCTgctcgctagacaccattaagcattgtgttaaactgactaactttcttatcttattaagtttacctccaccacaaatagcatctatgaactgtagggcttttgccactggccatttaacagcttattagctagtatctactaacttactacttggaatagtcataatcaatcaatcaatcaatcaatcaaatttatttataaagccctttttacatcggatgttgtcacaaagtgcttttacaaaacacctggccttaaaccccaaggagcaaacaacagagtgttgaatttcagtggctaggaaaaactccctaagaaggccgacattttggaagaaacctagagaggacccaggctcagaggggtgaccagtcatcttctggctgtgcctggtgaacatattaagagtacaaattgtaataataaataaatctagagtctatttaaacttagtccaggtcggaagaatgaccagatggacaaggacagcgaCAACACgaaggaggggggaggtgtcagcacagtggctgCTGAAATCGTCAGGAATCATCtggatctgcaacacaaccaggagagctttggacagggacagcaacaggtctttcaagcctggtactcctcaggtgtgggccaagacctcatgtcctcctaagtttaaaacgacAGGAGACAGGGGACATTTAGAagatgcattccttagatctacagggatttagagtggagatggagaactgaccctactcccccagcacaataatatagtaccgtaagaccttggggctgagacaggggggtctaGTGACActggaaatcaatccacccacattgccaagcatcaaccaaagggacccctgccaactgcaaccaccctgaatgagggccgagtattgccagcagattACAGCTtataagaattgaacaattgctatcgagactgaagatgaacttttccctgccaaagctatttaatttcatggcacaaaaacatttgtttttctttcattcgtgcatgacattgatacaataactctCAATACAgttgacgataactgactttctcgtcaagtgaaaacatttgagaattgtggaaacccctactcttttactgcccaaggggttttgatctagcatATTAaccccaaaagcatgcacagatgagTACTtccaaaatccaccagaaacagtcgcaatataaccgtaaacagttttagtttaggcttaatacaacatagctactgaatgttgtagccagctaagtttttgtctatcctgacccaaaaagcatgcacggatgcatacttcgaaaatccaccagaaatgatcacaatactgtataaccgtaaacagtttaggcttactataacgtagataTTGAAGGTTATAGCTAGCAACGGTTTtgtctatctggaacaaatcctaatgcataatttgtttcagtcagtctcactcactcactcagtaagagacatttgctcttcttggccggctccgcatacacggtccggcaaaaaagggaaatttctaagtgaccccaaactgaATGATAGTGGAGGCTAGATGGTAGATTGAGACTGGGAGCCTTGCTCAGTCGACATTCATTACAGTGTGCCTGGATACAGTGAAGGGAAAGACATTGACCAGGGAAGACATTTGAGTATTGGATATTGCTACCTAGCACCATCTATCATCCTTCATAGCTTATTATTACCCACACAAGAGTGAAACTAGTGTTACTAACTGAATTTTACGTTTGTAAACGTGCTCATGGACAGCACATGGCGAACAGTGTGGcccattcattttcaataaagtCTAAGCAGGAGGTATAATTTGATCAAGGCTGTACTGTCAGCAATGCTCATGCCTATGAAGGCTGCTCAGCCAGCTGGCTCAAGCAAGGCATAtttatattcaaaatattttctatttttgaaCCAGTGCCAACAACAGGACCAGTTGACATTTCCACTCTTCACTATCTAGCAGGCTAACTCTATTAGTTTACagaataatttttgggaattgacagtttttattcatgtttatggttttatgtacagtggggagaacaaatatttgatacactgctgattttgcaggttttcccacttacaaagcatgtagaagtctgtaatttttatcataggtactcttcaactgtgaatgacggattctaaaaaatgatttttaagtaattaatttgcattttattgcataacataagtatttgatacatcagaaaagcagaacttaatatttgatacagaaacctttgtttgcaattacagagatcatacgtttcctgtagttcttgaccaggtttgcccaCACTGcaccagggattttggcccactcctccatacagaccttctccagatccttcaggttttggggctgtcgctgggcaatacggactttcagctccctccaaagattttctattgggttcaggtctggagactggctaggccactccaggaccttgagatgcttcttacggagccactccttagttgtcctggctgtgtgtttcgggtcgttgtcatgctggaagacccagccacgacccattttcaatgctcttactgagggaaggaggttgttggccaagatctcgagatacaaggccccatccatcctcccctcaatacggtgcagtcgtcctgtcccctttgcataaaagcatccccaaacaatgatgtttccacctccaagcttcacagttgggatggtgttcttggggttgtactcatccttcttcctcctccaaacacggcaagctgagtttagaccaaaaagctctatttttgtctcatcagaccacatgaccttctcccatt
The nucleotide sequence above comes from Esox lucius isolate fEsoLuc1 chromosome 8, fEsoLuc1.pri, whole genome shotgun sequence. Encoded proteins:
- the zmat3 gene encoding zinc finger matrin-type protein 3 isoform X2 — encoded protein: MLKPSLRLFGQQQPLFQPMPTHPLGPPPPTLGPPPPVVVGPDPLHFPISSTLSTKPPAHLQLIQGPPCPVPCPVPAPTAQAALSSKPQEEEAEMGATDQDATLEELCKPLYCKLCNVTLNSAQQAQAHYQGKNHSKKLRNFYAGSQQPPAITIPEVIEPGSQLLLPTPLTDSATSKQPVSFKGASRVILATENDYCKLCDASFSSPAVAQAHYQGKNHAKRLRLAEAQQSSIILESAECVQRRPRKEGSEYRLIKNRRSPQLPLALPGPYYNPRPRQRIPRDLAMCVTPSGQFYCSMCNSGASEEADFRLHLESKQHKSKVSEQRYRSEMENLGYT